The Impatiens glandulifera chromosome 8, dImpGla2.1, whole genome shotgun sequence genome includes a window with the following:
- the LOC124912055 gene encoding serine carboxypeptidase-like 45 has translation MWYFGWFIIICATNLTLFTSADRIISFPGQPQVDYQQFSGYIAVNEAGAGHGKTDRSLFYYFVEAQTDPSSKPLVLWLNGGPGCSSVGAGAFCEHGPFKPSGDVLIKNEYSWNKVANMLYLESPAGVGFSYSTNDSFYKGLNDTITARDNLIFLERWLEKFSEYKNRDFFLTGESYAGHYVPQLAQLILESKQKLNLNLKAIAIGNPLLEFDIDLNSRAEFFWSHGLISDSTYDQFTRVCNYSQIRRQIQLTRALTPVCKRVITLVQSELSSYVDKYDVTLDVCLSSSILSLQAATLDQLQDPQQVDVCVEDETMKYLNRADVQNAFHAKLVGVLNWTICSDVVDYQVNNLETPIAPVLSFLLKSGTRVLVYSGDQDSVIPLTGTRTIVNMLAKDLGLNTSVPYKAWFDGKQVAGWTQVYGDVLSFATIRGAAHEAPFTQPKRSLALFTTFLGGKPLPGSPLR, from the exons ATGTGGTATTTTGGAtggtttataattatttgtgcTACAAATTTAACCTTATTTACATCCGCCGACAGAATAATTAGCTTTCCCGGTCAGCCACAGGTTGATTATCAGCAATTTTCCGGTTACATCGCCGTTAATGAAGCCGGCGCCGGCCATGGAAAAACAGACAGATCCCTTTTCTATTACTTTGTTGAAGCTCAAACTGACCCATCTTCAAAACCACTTGTTCTATGGCTTAATGGAG GTCCGGGTTGTTCATCAGTTGGGGCTGGAGCATTTTGTGAACATGGACCTTTTAAGCCAAGTGGAGATGTGTTGATTAAGAATGAATATAGTTGGAATAAAG ttgCAAATATGTTATATTTGGAGTCACCAGCAGGAGTTGGTTTCTCATACTCTACTAATGACTCATTCTATAAAGGGCTGAATGATACAATAACGG CTAGAGATAATCTTATTTTTCTCGAACGATGGCTTGAAAAGTTTTCCGAATATAAGAACCGCGATTTCTTCTTGACCGGGGAGAGCTACGCAG GTCATTATGTTCCACAATTAGCACAGTTGATCCTTGAATCCAAACAAAAGTTAAACCTAAACCTCAAGGCCATAGCA ATAGGAAATCCACTTTTGGAGTTCGACATTGATTTAAACTCAAGGGCAGAGTTCTTTTGGTCACATGGACTTATATCAGATTCAACATATGATCAGTTCACTAGGGTTTGCAATTATTCCCAGATTAGGAGACAAATTCAATTAACTCGCGCTTTAACCCCTGTTTGTAAAAGAGTCATCACTCTTGTCCAATCCGAACTCAGTTCCTATGTTGATAAATACGATGTAACTCTTGACGTCTGCTTGTCGTCGTCTATCCTATCTCTACAAGCCGCCACTCTCGATCAATTG CAAGATCCACAACAGGTCGATGTATGCGTAGAAGACGAGACGATGAAATACCTTAATAGGGCAGATGTACAAAATGCTTTCCATGCCAAGCTTGTTGGTGTACTTAATTGGACCATTTGTAGCGA TGTTGTAGATTACCAAGTTAACAACCTAGAGACGCCAATTGCTCCGGTCCTAAGCTTTTTATTGAAATCCGGAACAAGAGTCCTTGTTTATAG TGGGGATCAAGATTCGGTTATCCCATTAACTGGGACTCGCACGATTGTCAATATGTTGGCCAAAGATTTGGGATTGAACACGAGTGTGCCATACAAGGCATGGTTTGACGGTAAACAA gttGCTGGATGGACACAAGTGTATGGGGATGTGCTCTCCTTTGCAACAATAAGAGGGGCTGCTCATGAAGCTCCATTCACGCAGCCAAAGAGATCTCTTGCTCTTTTCACTACATTTTTGGGTGGAAAACCCTTGCCCGGGTCGCCACTTCGTTGA
- the LOC124912643 gene encoding probable mediator of RNA polymerase II transcription subunit 26b isoform X2 produces the protein MNQSENLDYWRRYFRSSNFDLFCIIDQAIKLVSLDCPKEFKLRRDGIAETLFSCHLERCIGCDGLEYLSPNENDESVTTTTTRTIPIENGVSKENKITTGKDDKTRSFSYGEAETLTDEIDKENLIIKEVMRMKMILDNSSNETEFNVLNSLKKLQLMDLSVDILQTTEIGKSVNVTRKHPNKEIHNLARKLIEVWRKMVDGLMHMTTTFTEVTPQSCNPNVVNEEEEEDEEEEGLPAPPIDDFVFLRTYTSTMELSNFFDEIDEDGNIAELQPTNHFNTIRKPGQTLHKRKEQVEVEIVQEKKEKVLIKKPNFIIKQQKKSSISMESESQLDRKSTTMLDDRKLESTKRRPYQENDEFTFLQPRNGEQDMPWKCKIFLNEEGRDKEVRI, from the exons ATGAATCAATCTGAAAACCTAGATTACTGGAGGAGATACTTTCGGAGTTCAAATTTCGACTTATTCTGCATAATTGATCAAGCTATTAAGTTGGTTTCATTGGATTGTCCAAAGGAGTTTAAATTAAGACGAGATGGGATAGCAGAAACTTTGTTTTCTTGTCATTTAGAACGATGTATAGGTTGTGATGGTCTTGAATATTTGAGTCCCAATGAAAATGATGAATCtgtaacaacaacaacaacaagaacAATCCCTATTGAGAATGGTGTTAGTAAGGAAAACAAGATTACAACTGGTAAAGATGATAAAACTAGGAGTTTTAGCTATGGAGAAGCTGAAACATTGACTGATGAAATTGATAAAGAGAATTTGATTATTAAGGAAGTCATGAGGATGAAGATGATTCTTGATAACAGTTCAAATGAG ACTGaatttaatgtattaaattcATTGAAGAAACTCCAATTGATGGATTTGTCTGTTGATATTCTGCAG ACAACTGAGATTGGGAAATCGGTTAATGTGACTAGGAAACATCCAAATAAGGAGATTCATAATTTGGCGCGAAAGCTGATAGA AGTGTGGAGGAAAATGGTTGATGGATTGATGCATATGACAACTACTTTCACGG AAGTTACTCCACAATCTTGCAACCCCAATGTGGTTAAcgaggaggaagaggaggacgAGGAAGAAGAAGGGTTGCCAGCTCCTCCAATAGATGACTTTGTGTTCCTACGAACATATACATCGACTATGGAGTTATCCAAT TTCTTCGATGAAATTGATGAAGATGGAA atattgcTGAATTACAACCGACCAACCATTTTAATACAATAAGGAAACCAGGCCAAACTCTTCATAAGCGTAAGGAACAAGTTGAAGTTGAGATAGTacaagagaagaaagaaaaagtcTTGATAAAGAAACCGAATTTCATCATTAAGCAACAAAAGAAGTCTTCAATTTCTATGGAATCGGAATCACAACTTGAT aGGAAATCTACAACCATGCTCGACGATAGAAAGCTCGAGAGCACTAAGAGGAGGCCCTATCAAGAAAATGACGAGT TTACTTTCTTGCAGCCAAGAAACGGCGAACAGGACATGCCATGGAAATGCAAGATCTTCCTAAACGAGGAGGGACGGGACAAAGAAGTTCGCATTTGA
- the LOC124912105 gene encoding serine carboxypeptidase-like 45 isoform X2 — protein MWFFGWFIIICATNLTLFTSADRIISFPGQPQVDYQQFSGYIAVNDAGAGHGKTDRSLFYYFVEAQTDPSSKPLVLWLNGGPGCSSVGSGAFIEHGPFKLSGEVLIKNEYSWNKVANMLYLDSPAGVGFSYSTNDSFYKGLNDTITGHYVPQLAQLILESKPKLNLKLKAVAIGNPLLEFDIDLNSRAEFFWSHGLISDSTYDQFTRVCNCSQITRQIQLTRALTPVCKRVIILVQSELSLFVDKYDVTLDICLSSSILSLQAATLDQLQDPQQVDVSCAEDEAMKYLNRADVQNSFHAKLVGVLNWTICTDVVDYQVNNLETPISPVLSFLLKSGTRVLVYSGDRDSVIPLTGTRTIVNMLAKDLGLNTSVPYKAWFDGKQVAGWTQVYGDVLSFATIRGGAHEAPFTQPKRSLALFTTFLGGKPLPGSPLR, from the exons ATGTGGTTTTTTGGATGGTTTATAATAATTTGTGCTACAAATTTAACCTTATTTACATCCGCCGACAGAATAATTAGCTTTCCCGGTCAACCACAGGTTGATTACCAGCAATTTTCCGGTTACATCGCCGTTAACGACGCCGGCGCCGGCCATGGAAAAACAGACAGATCCCTTTTCTATTACTTTGTTGAAGCTCAAACTGATCCATCTTCTAAGCCCCTTGTTCTATGGCTTAATGGAG GTCCGGGTTGTTCATCAGTTGGGTCTGGAGCATTTATTGAACATGGACCTTTTAAGCTAAGTGGAGAAGTGTTGATTAAGAATGAATATAGTTGGAATAAAG ttgcAAATATGTTATATTTGGATTCACCAGCAGGAGTTGGTTTCTCATACTCTACCAATGACTCATTCTATAAAGGACTGAATGATACAATAACGg GTCATTATGTTCCACAATTAGCACAGTTGATTCTTGAATCCAAACCAAAGTTAAACCTAAAGCTCAAGGCCGTAGCA ATAGGAAATCCACTTTTGGAGTTCGACATTGATTTAAACTCAAGGGCAGAGTTCTTTTGGTCACATGGACTCATATCAGATTCAACATATGATCAATTCACTAGGGTTTGCAATTGTTCCCAGATTACGAGACAAATCCAATTAACTCGCGCTTTAACCCCTGTTTGTAAAAGAGTCATCATTCTTGTCCAATCCGAACTCAGTTTATTTGTCGATAAATACGATGTCACTCTTGACATATGCTTGTCTTCGTCTATCCTATCTCTACAAGCCGCCACTCTTGATCAATTG CAAGATCCACAACAGGTCGATGTATCATGTGCTGAAGACGAGGCAATGAAATACCTTAATAGGGCAGATGTACAAAATTCTTTCCATGCCAAACTTGTTGGTGTACTTAATTGGACCATTTGTACCGA TGTTGTAGATTACCAAGTTAACAACCTAGAGACGCCAATTTCTCCGGTCCTAAGCTTTTTATTGAAATCCGGAACAAGAGTCCTTGTTTATAG TGGAGATCGAGATTCGGTTATCCCATTAACTGGGACTCGCACGATTGTCAATATGTTGGCCAAAGATTTGGGATTGAACACGAGTGTGCCATACAAGGCATGGTTCGACGGTAAACAA gttGCTGGATGGACACAAGTGTATGGGGATGTGCTCTCCTTTGCAACAATAAGAGGGGGTGCTCATGAAGCTCCATTCACGCAGCCAAAGAGATCTCTTGCTCTTTTCACTACATTTTTGGGTGGAAAACCCTTGCCCGGGTCGCCACTCCGTTGA
- the LOC124912643 gene encoding probable mediator of RNA polymerase II transcription subunit 26b isoform X1, with protein sequence MNQSENLDYWRRYFRSSNFDLFCIIDQAIKLVSLDCPKEFKLRRDGIAETLFSCHLERCIGCDGLEYLSPNENDESVTTTTTRTIPIENGVSKENKITTGKDDKTRSFSYGEAETLTDEIDKENLIIKEVMRMKMILDNSSNETEFNVLNSLKKLQLMDLSVDILQTTEIGKSVNVTRKHPNKEIHNLARKLIEVWRKMVDGLMHMTTTFTEVTPQSCNPNVVNEEEEEDEEEEGLPAPPIDDFVFLRTYTSTMELSNFFDEIDEDGNIAELQPTNHFNTIRKPGQTLHKRKEQVEVEIVQEKKEKVLIKKPNFIIKQQKKSSISMESESQLDRKSTTMLDDRKLESTKRRPYQENDESKKRRTGHAMEMQDLPKRGGTGQRSSHLKPDDSKAKNGRR encoded by the exons ATGAATCAATCTGAAAACCTAGATTACTGGAGGAGATACTTTCGGAGTTCAAATTTCGACTTATTCTGCATAATTGATCAAGCTATTAAGTTGGTTTCATTGGATTGTCCAAAGGAGTTTAAATTAAGACGAGATGGGATAGCAGAAACTTTGTTTTCTTGTCATTTAGAACGATGTATAGGTTGTGATGGTCTTGAATATTTGAGTCCCAATGAAAATGATGAATCtgtaacaacaacaacaacaagaacAATCCCTATTGAGAATGGTGTTAGTAAGGAAAACAAGATTACAACTGGTAAAGATGATAAAACTAGGAGTTTTAGCTATGGAGAAGCTGAAACATTGACTGATGAAATTGATAAAGAGAATTTGATTATTAAGGAAGTCATGAGGATGAAGATGATTCTTGATAACAGTTCAAATGAG ACTGaatttaatgtattaaattcATTGAAGAAACTCCAATTGATGGATTTGTCTGTTGATATTCTGCAG ACAACTGAGATTGGGAAATCGGTTAATGTGACTAGGAAACATCCAAATAAGGAGATTCATAATTTGGCGCGAAAGCTGATAGA AGTGTGGAGGAAAATGGTTGATGGATTGATGCATATGACAACTACTTTCACGG AAGTTACTCCACAATCTTGCAACCCCAATGTGGTTAAcgaggaggaagaggaggacgAGGAAGAAGAAGGGTTGCCAGCTCCTCCAATAGATGACTTTGTGTTCCTACGAACATATACATCGACTATGGAGTTATCCAAT TTCTTCGATGAAATTGATGAAGATGGAA atattgcTGAATTACAACCGACCAACCATTTTAATACAATAAGGAAACCAGGCCAAACTCTTCATAAGCGTAAGGAACAAGTTGAAGTTGAGATAGTacaagagaagaaagaaaaagtcTTGATAAAGAAACCGAATTTCATCATTAAGCAACAAAAGAAGTCTTCAATTTCTATGGAATCGGAATCACAACTTGAT aGGAAATCTACAACCATGCTCGACGATAGAAAGCTCGAGAGCACTAAGAGGAGGCCCTATCAAGAAAATGACGAGT CCAAGAAACGGCGAACAGGACATGCCATGGAAATGCAAGATCTTCCTAAACGAGGAGGGACGGGACAAAGAAGTTCGCATTTGAAGCCTGACGATTCTAAGGCTAAGAATGGCCGGAGATAG
- the LOC124912105 gene encoding serine carboxypeptidase-like 45 isoform X1, with the protein MWFFGWFIIICATNLTLFTSADRIISFPGQPQVDYQQFSGYIAVNDAGAGHGKTDRSLFYYFVEAQTDPSSKPLVLWLNGGPGCSSVGSGAFIEHGPFKLSGEVLIKNEYSWNKVANMLYLDSPAGVGFSYSTNDSFYKGLNDTITARDNLIFLERWLEKFPEYKNRDFFLTGESYAGHYVPQLAQLILESKPKLNLKLKAVAIGNPLLEFDIDLNSRAEFFWSHGLISDSTYDQFTRVCNCSQITRQIQLTRALTPVCKRVIILVQSELSLFVDKYDVTLDICLSSSILSLQAATLDQLQDPQQVDVSCAEDEAMKYLNRADVQNSFHAKLVGVLNWTICTDVVDYQVNNLETPISPVLSFLLKSGTRVLVYSGDRDSVIPLTGTRTIVNMLAKDLGLNTSVPYKAWFDGKQVAGWTQVYGDVLSFATIRGGAHEAPFTQPKRSLALFTTFLGGKPLPGSPLR; encoded by the exons ATGTGGTTTTTTGGATGGTTTATAATAATTTGTGCTACAAATTTAACCTTATTTACATCCGCCGACAGAATAATTAGCTTTCCCGGTCAACCACAGGTTGATTACCAGCAATTTTCCGGTTACATCGCCGTTAACGACGCCGGCGCCGGCCATGGAAAAACAGACAGATCCCTTTTCTATTACTTTGTTGAAGCTCAAACTGATCCATCTTCTAAGCCCCTTGTTCTATGGCTTAATGGAG GTCCGGGTTGTTCATCAGTTGGGTCTGGAGCATTTATTGAACATGGACCTTTTAAGCTAAGTGGAGAAGTGTTGATTAAGAATGAATATAGTTGGAATAAAG ttgcAAATATGTTATATTTGGATTCACCAGCAGGAGTTGGTTTCTCATACTCTACCAATGACTCATTCTATAAAGGACTGAATGATACAATAACGg CTAGAgataatcttatttttcttgAGCGATGGCTTGAAAAATTTCCAGAATATAAGAATCGCGATTTCTTCTTGACCGGGGAGAGCTATGCAG GTCATTATGTTCCACAATTAGCACAGTTGATTCTTGAATCCAAACCAAAGTTAAACCTAAAGCTCAAGGCCGTAGCA ATAGGAAATCCACTTTTGGAGTTCGACATTGATTTAAACTCAAGGGCAGAGTTCTTTTGGTCACATGGACTCATATCAGATTCAACATATGATCAATTCACTAGGGTTTGCAATTGTTCCCAGATTACGAGACAAATCCAATTAACTCGCGCTTTAACCCCTGTTTGTAAAAGAGTCATCATTCTTGTCCAATCCGAACTCAGTTTATTTGTCGATAAATACGATGTCACTCTTGACATATGCTTGTCTTCGTCTATCCTATCTCTACAAGCCGCCACTCTTGATCAATTG CAAGATCCACAACAGGTCGATGTATCATGTGCTGAAGACGAGGCAATGAAATACCTTAATAGGGCAGATGTACAAAATTCTTTCCATGCCAAACTTGTTGGTGTACTTAATTGGACCATTTGTACCGA TGTTGTAGATTACCAAGTTAACAACCTAGAGACGCCAATTTCTCCGGTCCTAAGCTTTTTATTGAAATCCGGAACAAGAGTCCTTGTTTATAG TGGAGATCGAGATTCGGTTATCCCATTAACTGGGACTCGCACGATTGTCAATATGTTGGCCAAAGATTTGGGATTGAACACGAGTGTGCCATACAAGGCATGGTTCGACGGTAAACAA gttGCTGGATGGACACAAGTGTATGGGGATGTGCTCTCCTTTGCAACAATAAGAGGGGGTGCTCATGAAGCTCCATTCACGCAGCCAAAGAGATCTCTTGCTCTTTTCACTACATTTTTGGGTGGAAAACCCTTGCCCGGGTCGCCACTCCGTTGA
- the LOC124912813 gene encoding histone-lysine N-methyltransferase, H3 lysine-9 specific SUVH1-like, producing the protein MSVGIVQNSFDFMFTDVIPVANCCYLEQEMDSESIPASGSVDKNRVLTIKPLRYLVPMFPPSSGSSSFSSPQSAPFVCAPPTGPFPPGLSPFYPHQIPYGVDNTIQSPAPLNAIRNPTPISRSANGHASKGSRRKSMTRVTVSEEDGYSDSHDQTDLGNSSRKRKVGRPRGSKKKTGSSRLVKKPSPEVDIETLANNFLSSFNLSGFTSTRRDEGDRDCVSYVLTIYDLLRRKIPQHDDTKDVSRRPDLKAGATLMTKGIRTNAKKRVGSVPGVEIGDIFFFRMELCVVGLHSPSMAGIDYLNLKASPDEDIVAVSIVSSGGYEDNDEDGDVLIYSSQGGNINKNDKDSSDQKLERGNIALENSLHKGNEVRVIRGLKDLVNPTGKVYVYDGLYTIKESWIDKGKLGHNVSKYKLVRIKNQPEAFKLWKSIQLWNDNISARNGVILPDLTSGAENFPVSLFNNVDNEKGPAYFMYFPSLKYGKPFSSSQPSQSCNCRGGCQPGDDNCHCFQKNERNLPYSSLGVVLSINSMIYECGPSCLCPLNCHNRISQAGLKLRLEVFRTNDRGWGLRSWDPIRAGAFICEYAGEVVDESESSIIDQDDYLFDANRFYEPPEFMRGIPNGCSKIPFPLLISSKNVGNVARFMNHGCDPNVYWQPVLREKGNECYLHVAFFAIGHVPPLKELTFNYGSAPSGKDELMKKKCLCGSSKCRGYYY; encoded by the exons ATGTCGG TGGGTATCGTTCAAAATTCGTTCGATTTCATGTTTACCGACGTAATTCCAG TTGCAAACTGTTGTTATCTGGAACAAGAAATGGATTCAGAGTCGATTCCTGCTTCAGGATCTGTTGATAAGAACCGTGTTTTGACCATAAAACCATTGAGATACCTTGTCCCGATGTTTCCTCCTTCCTCAGGTTCATCTTCATTTTCATCTCCACAGTCAGCTCCATTTGTTTGTGCTCCACCAACTGGTCCATTTCCTCCTGGCCTTTCTCCTTTTTATCCTCACCAAATCCCTTATGGAGTTGACAACACAATTCAATCTCCTGCCCCTCTAAATGCAATCAGAAACCCTACACCAATCTCACGGTCTGCAAATGGACATGCCAGCAAGGGTTCAAGAAGAAAATCTATGACCCGGGTTACAGTTAGTGAAGAAGATGGGTACAGTGATTCACATGATCAAACTGATTTAGGAAACAGCAGTAGAAAAAGGAAGGTAGGTAGGCCAAGAGGGAGTAAAAAGAAAACGGGTAGTTCTCGTTTAGTTAAGAAGCCTTCGCCAGAAGTAGACATCGAAACCCTAGCTAATAATTTCTTATCGTCGTTCAATCTCTCGGGATTCACTTCAACAAGACGAGATGAGGGAGATCGTGACTGTGTCAGTTATGTCCTTACTATTTACGATTTACTTAGAAGGAAGATTCCTCAACATGACGACACAAAGGATGTTTCTCGAAGGCCCGACCTCAAAGCAGGAGCAACATTAATGACGAAAGGGATTCGAACGAATGCCAAGAAACGGGTTGGATCCGTACCTGGTGTTGAAATTGGCGATATCTTCTTTTTCAGAATGGAATTGTGCGTCGTTGGATTGCATTCGCCTTCTATGGCTGGGATTGATTACTTAAACCTCAAGGCTTCGCCTGACGAAGATATTGTCGCTGTTAGCATAGTTTCGTCAGGAGGGTACGAAGATAATGACGAGGATGGAGATGTTTTGATTTATAGCAGCCAAGGAGGGAATATAAACAAGAACGATAAAGATTCGAGCGATCAGAAGCTCGAAAGGGGTAATATTGCATTGGAGAATAGCTTGCACAAGGGAAATGAGGTAAGAGTGATTAGGGGTTTGAAGGATTTGGTTAATCCAACTGGGAAGGTTTATGTTTACGATGGATTGTACACGATTAAAGAATCATGGATCGATAAAGGGAAACTAGGTCATAATGTATCCAAGTATAAACTAGTAAGAATAAAAAACCAGCCCGAAGCTTTTAAATTGTGGAAGTCAATTCAGCTATGGAATGATAATATTTCTGCGAGAAATGGGGTTATACTGCCAGATTTAACTTCAGGTGCTGAAAATTTCCCTGTTTCGCTTTTCAATAATGTCGACAACGAGAAAGGGCCAGCTTACTTCATGTATTTCCCTAGTTTAAAGTATGGAAAACCGTTCAGTTCATCTCAACCATCTCAAAGCTGTAATTGCAGAGGGGGTTGTCAGCCTGGTGATGATAATTGTCATTGTTTCCAAAAAAACGAGCGAAATCTTCCTTATTCTTCATTAGGAGTTGTTCTTAGTATTAACTCAATGATATATGAGTGTGGGCCTTCTTGTTTATGCCCTCTTAATTGTCACAATAGAATATCTCAGGCGGGGCTTAAACTTCGATTGGAGGTTTTTCGGACGAACGATAGGGGTTGGGGTCTTAGGTCATGGGATCCAATTCGAGCTGGAGCATTTATTTGCGAGTATGCAGGAGAAGTCGTTGATGAATCTGAATCTAGCATAATCGATCAGGATGATTATTTGTTTGATGCGAATCGTTTCTACGAGCCTCCAGAATTTATGCGGGGGATTCCCAATGGGTGTTCGAAAATTCCATTTCCGCTCCTAATCAGTTCGAAGAATGTTGGGAATGTTGCTCGGTTTATGAATCATGGATGTGATCCGAATGTTTATTGGCAACCTGTTTTACGCGAGAAAGGTAATGAATGTTATCTCCATGTGGCATTTTTCGCAATAGGGCATGTTCCTCCTTTGAAAGAATTGACGTTTAACTATGGATCGGCTCCGTCTGGGAAAGATGaactgatgaagaagaaatgTCTATGTGGATCTTCGAAATGCAGAGGATATTACTATTGA
- the LOC124912643 gene encoding probable mediator of RNA polymerase II transcription subunit 26b isoform X3 → MNQSENLDYWRRYFRSSNFDLFCIIDQAIKLVSLDCPKEFKLRRDGIAETLFSCHLERCIGCDGLEYLSPNENDESVTTTTTRTIPIENGVSKENKITTGKDDKTRSFSYGEAETLTDEIDKENLIIKEVMRMKMILDNSSNETEFNVLNSLKKLQLMDLSVDILQTTEIGKSVNVTRKHPNKEIHNLARKLIEVWRKMVDGLMHMTTTFTEVTPQSCNPNVVNEEEEEDEEEEGLPAPPIDDFVFLRTYTSTMELSNFFDEIDEDGSQTLHKRKEQVEVEIVQEKKEKVLIKKPNFIIKQQKKSSISMESESQLDRKSTTMLDDRKLESTKRRPYQENDESKKRRTGHAMEMQDLPKRGGTGQRSSHLKPDDSKAKNGRR, encoded by the exons ATGAATCAATCTGAAAACCTAGATTACTGGAGGAGATACTTTCGGAGTTCAAATTTCGACTTATTCTGCATAATTGATCAAGCTATTAAGTTGGTTTCATTGGATTGTCCAAAGGAGTTTAAATTAAGACGAGATGGGATAGCAGAAACTTTGTTTTCTTGTCATTTAGAACGATGTATAGGTTGTGATGGTCTTGAATATTTGAGTCCCAATGAAAATGATGAATCtgtaacaacaacaacaacaagaacAATCCCTATTGAGAATGGTGTTAGTAAGGAAAACAAGATTACAACTGGTAAAGATGATAAAACTAGGAGTTTTAGCTATGGAGAAGCTGAAACATTGACTGATGAAATTGATAAAGAGAATTTGATTATTAAGGAAGTCATGAGGATGAAGATGATTCTTGATAACAGTTCAAATGAG ACTGaatttaatgtattaaattcATTGAAGAAACTCCAATTGATGGATTTGTCTGTTGATATTCTGCAG ACAACTGAGATTGGGAAATCGGTTAATGTGACTAGGAAACATCCAAATAAGGAGATTCATAATTTGGCGCGAAAGCTGATAGA AGTGTGGAGGAAAATGGTTGATGGATTGATGCATATGACAACTACTTTCACGG AAGTTACTCCACAATCTTGCAACCCCAATGTGGTTAAcgaggaggaagaggaggacgAGGAAGAAGAAGGGTTGCCAGCTCCTCCAATAGATGACTTTGTGTTCCTACGAACATATACATCGACTATGGAGTTATCCAAT TTCTTCGATGAAATTGATGAAGATGGAA GCCAAACTCTTCATAAGCGTAAGGAACAAGTTGAAGTTGAGATAGTacaagagaagaaagaaaaagtcTTGATAAAGAAACCGAATTTCATCATTAAGCAACAAAAGAAGTCTTCAATTTCTATGGAATCGGAATCACAACTTGAT aGGAAATCTACAACCATGCTCGACGATAGAAAGCTCGAGAGCACTAAGAGGAGGCCCTATCAAGAAAATGACGAGT CCAAGAAACGGCGAACAGGACATGCCATGGAAATGCAAGATCTTCCTAAACGAGGAGGGACGGGACAAAGAAGTTCGCATTTGAAGCCTGACGATTCTAAGGCTAAGAATGGCCGGAGATAG
- the LOC124911125 gene encoding uncharacterized protein LOC124911125 has translation MENEEMIGGDDEGEKRETEKMEKFFSIIRDFKNARDRRLKELMKEDAAASKKIKLSPCSSSLSPPPPRRAGDRKIAGSNWVPTFEWEDFRREKKKRKVEEDDDGLKLKLSLS, from the coding sequence ATGGAAAACGAAGAGATGATCGGCGGCGATGATGAAGGGGAGAAGAGAGAAACAGAAAAGATGGAGAAATTCTTCTCGATTATTCGAGATTTCAAGAACGCTCGCGATCGCCGGTTGAAAGAGCTGATGAAAGAAGATGCCGCGGCCAGCAAGAAGATTAAGTTGTCGCCGTGTTCTTCATCGCTATCGCCGCCGCCTCCGCGGCGTGCAGGAGATCGGAAAATCGCCGGAAGTAATTGGGTTCCTACATTTGAGTGGGAAGATTTCAGGcgtgagaagaagaagaggaaagtggaagaagatgatgatggatTGAAACTTAAACTTTCTCTTtcataa